In Bacteroidia bacterium, a genomic segment contains:
- a CDS encoding DUF1080 domain-containing protein, which produces MKKTKILFHTILPILAVVLVLFGCQSETKTESETDTNTETAGQPGVGLAAPADAEVLFDGTREMLDANWTYWDGPRLGAELPIKWEIVADPVDGGTCMSSNDPASAGGLYGAADIVTQKTYRDFRAHVEFLITAPGGNSGVYLQNRYEIQILDGDTTSHGLAAVINETPSPYYAYNGIGKWNAYDIEFRAARFENGVLTEKPMVTLYFNGQKVHVNQTINQVWGGPNSGIDGGNDGGKGITDTPGGLKLQAEGHDVRYRNVWIKELNLEQANTDF; this is translated from the coding sequence ATGAAAAAAACGAAGATCCTTTTCCACACGATTTTACCAATACTGGCAGTTGTACTGGTTTTATTTGGTTGCCAGTCCGAAACAAAAACCGAATCAGAAACTGATACAAATACAGAAACCGCGGGCCAGCCGGGTGTTGGCCTTGCGGCGCCTGCGGATGCGGAAGTTCTGTTTGACGGAACCCGTGAGATGCTCGATGCAAACTGGACGTATTGGGACGGGCCGCGGCTAGGTGCAGAACTCCCCATCAAATGGGAAATCGTCGCTGACCCCGTGGACGGTGGCACCTGTATGAGCAGCAATGATCCGGCCTCTGCAGGCGGACTTTATGGTGCAGCAGATATTGTCACCCAAAAAACCTATCGCGACTTCCGCGCACACGTTGAGTTTCTCATCACTGCACCCGGCGGAAACAGCGGAGTATACCTGCAAAACCGGTATGAAATTCAGATTTTGGATGGCGATACAACTTCTCACGGCCTGGCTGCGGTCATCAACGAAACCCCTTCCCCCTATTACGCCTACAATGGGATAGGAAAATGGAATGCCTATGATATCGAATTTCGGGCGGCTCGGTTTGAAAACGGTGTACTAACAGAGAAACCGATGGTTACGCTGTATTTCAACGGACAAAAAGTACATGTCAACCAAACCATCAATCAGGTTTGGGGCGGACCCAATTCGGGAATTGATGGCGGAAATGACGGAGGCAAAGGCATTACGGATACTCCCGGCGGACTGAAACTTCAGGCCGAGGGGCACGATGTGCGTTACCGCAATGTCTGGATCAAAGAGTTGAACCTCGAACAAGCGAATACAGACTTCTGA